The genome window CTCATCACCCGTGAAGGTCTCATGCGGTCGCTACAGATAGTTCCAGTCGGTTCTCCGCCGGATTTGATTAATCTGAAGAAGATAGTCGAAGCATCTAGTGAACAGAGGCAGCGCTTCGAATGGTGGCTTCGCGTCCCATGGAAAGAGTAGAACAGCCCCTTTCCGCTCCCGTAGTCATTCTCACCGACGGGACATTTCCGTCGCACCCCAAACCTCTTACCACACTGCGTAACGCCCGTACCCTCATCTGCACCGACGGAAGTGCCGACAGCGCGATCCGTCATGATCTGGCGCCCCAGTTTATTATCGGTGATCTGGATTCGTTGCAGAAAAGTCCGGACGATTATGACGCCACCGTTATCCAGCTGCCCGACCAAGACAGCACGGACCTGGAAAAGGCGCTCGACTGGTGCATCCAAAAGAGTGTAAGAGAGATTACTATCCTTGGCGCCACCGGCCAACGCGACGACCATACGCTGGCAAACATCTTGATCCTGAGCAACTACTCCGGCAGAGTAAAACTGAGCATGCTGACCGACTACGCGGAAATTAACTACGTGGAAGAAAGTTACCAGTTCAGTTGTGAGCAGGGTCAGAAGGTTTCCCTTTTACCTCTACAGGAAATTATTTCAGTCACGACGGAAGGACTGAAATACAGGTTGCAGGATGAACCGTTGCATCGCGATGGCACCGGAATCAGTAATGAAGCTGTCGGCGGCAATTTTTCAGTCACGGTCGACTCCGGCGGCGTGTTCGTATTTATATCCTATCCCGAGTGAATTCACCCTTTCACTTCCTCGATCTTTCCATAATAGTTCTCTATCTTGCCGGTGTAGTTGCCCTCGGCCTCATAAGGTCGAAAAAACAGTCACCCAGCGATGATGACTACCTCCTCTCGGGGAGGAGACTGACCCTGATTCCGTTCACAGCGTCCCTGGTGGCCACGTGGTACGGAGGTATACTCGGTGTTGGTGAATTCACCTATCGCTACGGGATTTCAAATTGGGTTGTGTTTGGTCTCCCCTATTATCTCTTCGCCCTGCTTTTCGCTTTTCTTCTAGCTGGCAAAATACGGCAGAGTCAGATCACTACTATTCCGGATCGATTTCGTGACAAATACGGCGCGGAGGCCGGAATCGTAAGCGCCGTACTAGTGATGATCCTTACCTCTCCCGCTCCTTATATCTTTAGCACAGGAATCATCCTCAAGCTGATATTCAATATTGATAGTAACGTCGCACTTTTGCTGGCCGCCGCTCTCAGTTTAGTCTACATATTTTCGGGCGGCTTCCGGTCCGTCATCAGAACTGATCTGCTTCAGTTTTTTCTCATGTTCGCAGGATTCGCCGTCATAGTTATCCTGGCCGCCACCCAGTACGGAGGCTTTAGTATGCTGAAGGAGAAACTGCCTCAACTTCATCTCACCTGGAAGGGCGGACATACATCCCAGTACATAACCGTCTGGTTCTTCATCGCCATGTGGACGTTTGTCGACCCGGGATTTTACCAACGCTGCGCAGCGGCCGATTCACCCGCCGTGGCAAAACGGGGAATCCTGACGGCGATCATTTTCTGGGCGCTCTTTGATTTCCTTACGCTCACCACAGGACTCTACGCCAGAGCAATCCTGGCTGACAATGCCGATCCTGCCATGGCACTTCCTCAGCTGGGAATGGAGATTCTGCCGCCCGTACTCCTCGGAATCTTTTTTATCGCTATCCTCTCCACCATTATGTCAACAACAGATTCATTCGGATTCATCTGCGCCACAACCCTCGGCAGGGATATCATCTGGCGATTGAAAGGAGAAACGGACAGTCCAGTGAAACTGACCAAAGTGGGACTTCTGATTACAGCAATCATTTCACTTCTACTCGCATGGTTGCTCCCTTCCGTGGTCAGTCTGTGGTATGTGATCGGTACCGTCTGCGTTCCGGGACTCCTAGTCCCTCTGCTGATCACCTTCTGGGCTGATGGCCGGTTTGTGATCCGCGGTGTGACCTGGATGATGACTATTTCAGCAACAGTGAGTTTTGCCTGGTTGCTTGCCGGCACCCTTCAGGGTGCTGATTCGCCAGCCTATCCTCTGGACATCGAACCTTTCTATCCCGGTTTTGCCGTCTCTCTTTTATGGAGTATTGTCAGCGGAAAGAGGAAGTAGTTTTGCACTTTAGATAACCGATTTTGTTGTTACATCTTCCCTATTACGTAACCTATCAATTAGCTATTCACCATCATAGATTAACCTTAACTCAACAGCCAACTTTTAAGGTTAATTAACACTAAAAGTTGTGAAACAAAAGATAAAGATGTGCATTTATTTATTGGATATTAAGATGAAAAGGTCTTATATTAAGGTAGCGCAAAAACGGAGTGAGACTGATGGTTTCGCATTCAAATGAGCAGGACATACTAAAGAGGCAATATCCCATCGTAGTAAGGACAATGATGCTGATAGTGCTGGTATCTATTATCGTCACATTTCGTGTTTTCTCCCGTCCTTTCGAAAGGCGGCGCATCGTTGAACAGGTTGCGCATGTTGACATTGAACAGTTTGACATTCCTCAGACGCAGCAGTTCGAACGTCCGCCACCTCCGCCAAGGCCATCGGTTCCCGTCGCTTCTGAAGATGAAGAGCTGGCCGATGACGTCACGCTGGAAGAGATCAACTTCGAAGATTTTGAAGTATGGGAAGCGCCACCACCTCCCCCCTCAGATAAAGGACCACGCGTCCGCTTTATACCTTACGATGAACCACCCTTACCAATCGGCGGCTACGCGGCCATAAAGGCGAATATTATCTATCCTGAAATTGCACGTGTGGCTGGTGTTGAAGGTAATGTTGTCCTTCAGGCGTTTGTCAACAGGAGGGGTAAAGTAACAGATGTTGTTATATTAACAGGTTTGCCCGGGACCGGACTGAACCAGGCAGCTATGGATGCTGTTAAAAAGACACCATTTAAACCCGCCAAGCAGAGAGATGTGGCTGTCGGTGTCTGGATATCAATTCCCATCAACTTTAAGCTCCACAAATCTGTTAGCTAGACTATAACGCAATACACGTCGTCTATATAAAGAAGGGACCATTAGGTCCCTTCTTTTTTCACGCTTGTTTATGTTGGTGTGTCTGATTTTAAGCCGGCGCGCCCTCTTTTTCCATCTTGTCACTATACTGCCCCAACGTAGCCGCACCGTTACACTTCGCCCGGTGATAGAACGCTTTCTGAGCCGCTTCGGCATTTGAATCGTCACCTCCCCACGCCTTAAGGGCCGACTGCTGCAAGGCACGTCCGTAAGAGAAACTGAGCTGCCATGGCTTGACTAAATCGTCTATCGTGTTCATAGCGTTGAGGTGCTGTGTAGCGAGAAGATCGCTCT of Candidatus Neomarinimicrobiota bacterium contains these proteins:
- a CDS encoding thiamine diphosphokinase, which codes for MVASRPMERVEQPLSAPVVILTDGTFPSHPKPLTTLRNARTLICTDGSADSAIRHDLAPQFIIGDLDSLQKSPDDYDATVIQLPDQDSTDLEKALDWCIQKSVREITILGATGQRDDHTLANILILSNYSGRVKLSMLTDYAEINYVEESYQFSCEQGQKVSLLPLQEIISVTTEGLKYRLQDEPLHRDGTGISNEAVGGNFSVTVDSGGVFVFISYPE
- a CDS encoding sodium:solute symporter family protein codes for the protein MNSPFHFLDLSIIVLYLAGVVALGLIRSKKQSPSDDDYLLSGRRLTLIPFTASLVATWYGGILGVGEFTYRYGISNWVVFGLPYYLFALLFAFLLAGKIRQSQITTIPDRFRDKYGAEAGIVSAVLVMILTSPAPYIFSTGIILKLIFNIDSNVALLLAAALSLVYIFSGGFRSVIRTDLLQFFLMFAGFAVIVILAATQYGGFSMLKEKLPQLHLTWKGGHTSQYITVWFFIAMWTFVDPGFYQRCAAADSPAVAKRGILTAIIFWALFDFLTLTTGLYARAILADNADPAMALPQLGMEILPPVLLGIFFIAILSTIMSTTDSFGFICATTLGRDIIWRLKGETDSPVKLTKVGLLITAIISLLLAWLLPSVVSLWYVIGTVCVPGLLVPLLITFWADGRFVIRGVTWMMTISATVSFAWLLAGTLQGADSPAYPLDIEPFYPGFAVSLLWSIVSGKRK
- a CDS encoding energy transducer TonB, which codes for MVSHSNEQDILKRQYPIVVRTMMLIVLVSIIVTFRVFSRPFERRRIVEQVAHVDIEQFDIPQTQQFERPPPPPRPSVPVASEDEELADDVTLEEINFEDFEVWEAPPPPPSDKGPRVRFIPYDEPPLPIGGYAAIKANIIYPEIARVAGVEGNVVLQAFVNRRGKVTDVVILTGLPGTGLNQAAMDAVKKTPFKPAKQRDVAVGVWISIPINFKLHKSVS